In Egibacteraceae bacterium, the DNA window TTTCCCACGGTCAGCGAGGTCTGGCTACGCCTACTCGAAGCCGACCGCGGCCTGTAACGGGTTCCGCATCGGCAGCCATCACCGTGTTCAGGCGTCCCGGCAGTCCTCGCCACCGTCCGTCCACCGACTTGCCCCACCAGGGCCTGCTGCGTCCGCCGGCGGCTGCCCGCGGCACCGACTGGCTGTTGCGCCTGGTGGGTGGTGCGTCGTCCAGCTGTGTTGACGGACGGCCTCACCGCCGAGAAGCCGTGCCCGCGTCAGAGAAGCCGTGAGGCACGGCCCATCGAACAACAGTGGGAGAACGGTTTGGGATTCCAAGAGATCATGGACCGCGTCGGCCTGGCGATCGACGCCACCGGCGTGGCAGTCATCGCCGTTGGTGTGGTTGTCTCCCTTTGGCTGTTCGGTTTGCATGCCCTGCGCAAGCGCGACATGTTCCAGGCCTGGACGCGCAGCCGCCAGGTGCTTGCCCGCTCGATCCTGCTTGGCCTGGAGTTCCTCGTCGCCGCCGACATCGTGCGGACCGTGGCGGTCACTCCCACTTTCGCTTCCGTCGGCGTGCTCGGGCTCATCGTGCTCATCCGGACCTTCCTCAGCTTGGCGCTCGAGGTCGAGACGGAGGGGCGCTGGCCGTGGCAACGTGGCACCGAACCGTAGGACCT includes these proteins:
- a CDS encoding DUF1622 domain-containing protein — its product is MTDGLTAEKPCPRQRSREARPIEQQWENGLGFQEIMDRVGLAIDATGVAVIAVGVVVSLWLFGLHALRKRDMFQAWTRSRQVLARSILLGLEFLVAADIVRTVAVTPTFASVGVLGLIVLIRTFLSLALEVETEGRWPWQRGTEP